A single Oncorhynchus nerka isolate Pitt River linkage group LG10, Oner_Uvic_2.0, whole genome shotgun sequence DNA region contains:
- the LOC115135857 gene encoding schwannomin-interacting protein 1-like codes for MEGDTETAEEKEGDDTELSDEEGVGQLHQSGGSSDKDQDLPIMQWEDLSLRIAELEKQEEERRERAKSTSGSEQGSVSGGWAEERQGRLRRREEWEEEDYGRCRVTVFSSRFHNHRNLQLCYTNNSESEDDDTEEGAGKEGSKEAGSHGYHPSGLKLEVRAALSALKNKLLAEQKEKEHLACVITKRKHLECCDLQICSIQQLSSLRTSLNHDIHDLSSELVGHLLIRDQLRTKQDAMLLDVQDLT; via the exons atggagggagatacagagacagcagaggagaaggagggtgaTGACACAGAGCTGTCTGATGAGGAAGGGGTAGGGCAACTTCACCAGAGCGGAGGGTCCTCGGATAAAGACCAGGACCTACCCATCATGCAGTGGGAGGACCTGAGCCTGCGTATCGCCGAGctagagaaacaggaggaggagaggagggagagggcaaAG AGTACGAGTGGGTCGGAACAGGGGAGTGTGTCAGGGGGCTGGGCGGAGGAGAGGCAGGGTAGGCTtcggaggagagaggaatgggaggaggaggactatGGAAGGTGTCGAGTTACTGTTTTCTCATCTAG ATTCCACAATCACAGAAATCTACAGTTATGCTACACCAACAACAGTGAGAGCGAGGATGATGATACGGAGGAGGGGGCTGGCAAAGAG GGTTCTAAAGAGGCAGGTAGCCATGGTTACCATCCCTCTGGCCTGAAGCTGGAGGTGAGGGCCGCACTGAGTGCGCTTAAAAACAAGCTGCTCGCTGAACAGAAAGAGAAGGAG caccTCGCCTGTGTGATCACTAAGAGGAAGCATCTGGAATGCTGTGACCTGCAGATCTGCTCAATACAACAGCTCAGTTCCCTCAGGACCTCACTCAACCATGACATACACG ACCTGAGCTCTGAGTTGGTGGGTCACCTGTTGATAAGGGACCAGCTGAGGACCAAACAGGATGCCATGCTCCTGGATGTACAGGATCTGACATAA
- the LOC115135856 gene encoding uncharacterized protein LOC115135856 isoform X2, whose product MSSDRTVRMQQLRVAVVGAGAAGLCAARHILSRPDTFAPPVVYELTEHVGGTWFYEERTGSYDNGLPIHSSMYRDLRTNLPKEVMMFPDFPFDPQLPSFLPHQEVQKYLERYCQSHCITPHIRFSAVVDEVSPVVTEGKGPMTTWEVTSRDKSGSQNTETFDSVFICSGHYSDPHIPSIPGLERFKGKVIHSHSYRHPEPFSGQSVVVLGAGASGLDISLELGRSNAQVTLSHGKPTLPFPLPYGVHQATPVEEIQEDGSLRFQDGSITQAQVLLLCTGYNFSYPFLEPARLGLEVQEHLVTPLYRFLMPPAFPSLFIIGICKIICPFPHFHCQVQFALAVLEGSVALPSLAEMEEEAQGEMARKVERGVQLRHMLKMDKEQWGYAQTLAQTGRFAPLPPVTQSLYEEVWRQRQVHPQNYRQVNYRLVSDTQWEEQELHAGE is encoded by the exons ATGTCCTCGGACAGGACCGTGAGGATGCAGCAGCTGCGAGTTGCGGTGGTGGGCGCGGGAGCTGCAGGTCTGTGTGCCGCACGTCACATCTTGTCCCGCCCAGACACCTTCGCCCCACCCGTCGTCTACGAGCTCACGGAACACGTGGGCGGCACATGGTTCTACGAGGAACGCACCGGTAGCTATGACAACGGGCTGCCCATTCACAGCAGCATGTACAGAGACCTCCG GACCAACCTGCCCAAGGAGGTCATGATGTTCCCTGACTTCCCCTTTGACCCCCAGCTGCCCTCCTTCCTGCCACACCAGGAAGTGCAGAAGTATCTGGAGAGATACTGCCAGAGCCACTGCATCACACCACATATTAGG TTCAGCGCTGTGGTGGATGAGGTGAGCCCTGTGGTGACAGAGGGTAAAGGACCAATGACGACGTGGGAGGTGACCTCACGTGACAAGTCTGGATCACAGAACACTGAAACTTTTGATTCCGTGTTCATCTGCAGCGG GCACTACTCTGACCCCCACATCCCATCCATCCCTGGGCTAGAGCGATTTAAAG gCAAAGTGATCCACAGTCACTCATACCGCCACCCAGAGCCCTTCTCAGGTCAGTCAGTGGTAGTGCTGGGCGCTGGGGCCTCAGGACTTGACATCTCACTAGAACTGGGTCGATCCAACGCCCAGGTGACTCTGAGCCACGGTAAGCCCACCCTGCCCTTTCCTCTGCCCTATGGAGTCCACCAGGCCACCCCTGTGGAGGAGATCCAGGAGGATGGGTCTCTGCGGTTCCAGGATGGGTCCATTACTCAGGCCCAGGTCCTGCTGCTCTGCACGGGCTACAACTTCAGCTACCCTTTCCTGGAGCCAGCCCGATTGGGCCTGGAGGTTCAGGAGCACCTGGTAACTCCGCTCTACAGGTTCCTGATGCCCCCAGCATTCCCCTCACTCTTCATCATAGGCATCTGTAAAATAATCTGCCCCTTCCCCCACTTCCACTGCCAG gTCCAGTTTGCCCTGGCAGTGCTGGAGGGCTCCGTGGCCCTGCCATCGCTGGCTGAGATGGAAGAGGAGGCCCAGGGAGAGATGGCGAGGAAGGTGGAGAGGGGGGTGCAGCTCAGACATATGCTGAAGATGGACaaggaacagtggggttatgcCCAGACCTTAGCCCAGACTGGGAGGTTTGCCCCTCTACCCCCAGTCACACAGAGTCTGTATGAGGAGGTATGGAGGCAGAGACAGGTTCACCCACAGAACTACCGGCAGGTGAACTATCGACTCGTCAGTGACACACAGTGGGAGGAACAGGAACTGCATGCTggtgaatga
- the LOC115135856 gene encoding uncharacterized protein LOC115135856 isoform X3: MSIFCLKINVHFTLCPSRLVAAVPLKDCLSGMSSDRTVRMQQLRVAVVGAGAAGLCAARHILSRPDTFAPPVVYELTEHVGGTWFYEERTGSYDNGLPIHSSMYRDLRTNLPKEVMMFPDFPFDPQLPSFLPHQEVQKYLERYCQSHCITPHIRFSAVVDEVSPVVTEGKGPMTTWEVTSRDKSGSQNTETFDSVFICSGHYSDPHIPSIPGLERFKGKVIHSHSYRHPEPFSGQSVVVLGAGASGLDISLELGRSNAQVTLSHGKPTLPFPLPYGVHQATPVEEIQEDGSLRFQDGSITQAQVLLLCTGYNFSYPFLEPARLGLEVQEHLVQFALAVLEGSVALPSLAEMEEEAQGEMARKVERGVQLRHMLKMDKEQWGYAQTLAQTGRFAPLPPVTQSLYEEVWRQRQVHPQNYRQVNYRLVSDTQWEEQELHAGE, from the exons atgTCCATTTTTTGTCTGAAGATCAATGTTCACTTCACTCTGTGCCCAAGTAGACTGGTGGCTGCTGTACCGCTGAAGGATT GTCTGTCTGGCATGTCCTCGGACAGGACCGTGAGGATGCAGCAGCTGCGAGTTGCGGTGGTGGGCGCGGGAGCTGCAGGTCTGTGTGCCGCACGTCACATCTTGTCCCGCCCAGACACCTTCGCCCCACCCGTCGTCTACGAGCTCACGGAACACGTGGGCGGCACATGGTTCTACGAGGAACGCACCGGTAGCTATGACAACGGGCTGCCCATTCACAGCAGCATGTACAGAGACCTCCG GACCAACCTGCCCAAGGAGGTCATGATGTTCCCTGACTTCCCCTTTGACCCCCAGCTGCCCTCCTTCCTGCCACACCAGGAAGTGCAGAAGTATCTGGAGAGATACTGCCAGAGCCACTGCATCACACCACATATTAGG TTCAGCGCTGTGGTGGATGAGGTGAGCCCTGTGGTGACAGAGGGTAAAGGACCAATGACGACGTGGGAGGTGACCTCACGTGACAAGTCTGGATCACAGAACACTGAAACTTTTGATTCCGTGTTCATCTGCAGCGG GCACTACTCTGACCCCCACATCCCATCCATCCCTGGGCTAGAGCGATTTAAAG gCAAAGTGATCCACAGTCACTCATACCGCCACCCAGAGCCCTTCTCAGGTCAGTCAGTGGTAGTGCTGGGCGCTGGGGCCTCAGGACTTGACATCTCACTAGAACTGGGTCGATCCAACGCCCAGGTGACTCTGAGCCACGGTAAGCCCACCCTGCCCTTTCCTCTGCCCTATGGAGTCCACCAGGCCACCCCTGTGGAGGAGATCCAGGAGGATGGGTCTCTGCGGTTCCAGGATGGGTCCATTACTCAGGCCCAGGTCCTGCTGCTCTGCACGGGCTACAACTTCAGCTACCCTTTCCTGGAGCCAGCCCGATTGGGCCTGGAGGTTCAGGAGCACCTG gTCCAGTTTGCCCTGGCAGTGCTGGAGGGCTCCGTGGCCCTGCCATCGCTGGCTGAGATGGAAGAGGAGGCCCAGGGAGAGATGGCGAGGAAGGTGGAGAGGGGGGTGCAGCTCAGACATATGCTGAAGATGGACaaggaacagtggggttatgcCCAGACCTTAGCCCAGACTGGGAGGTTTGCCCCTCTACCCCCAGTCACACAGAGTCTGTATGAGGAGGTATGGAGGCAGAGACAGGTTCACCCACAGAACTACCGGCAGGTGAACTATCGACTCGTCAGTGACACACAGTGGGAGGAACAGGAACTGCATGCTggtgaatga
- the LOC115135856 gene encoding uncharacterized protein LOC115135856 isoform X1 — MSIFCLKINVHFTLCPSRLVAAVPLKDCLSGMSSDRTVRMQQLRVAVVGAGAAGLCAARHILSRPDTFAPPVVYELTEHVGGTWFYEERTGSYDNGLPIHSSMYRDLRTNLPKEVMMFPDFPFDPQLPSFLPHQEVQKYLERYCQSHCITPHIRFSAVVDEVSPVVTEGKGPMTTWEVTSRDKSGSQNTETFDSVFICSGHYSDPHIPSIPGLERFKGKVIHSHSYRHPEPFSGQSVVVLGAGASGLDISLELGRSNAQVTLSHGKPTLPFPLPYGVHQATPVEEIQEDGSLRFQDGSITQAQVLLLCTGYNFSYPFLEPARLGLEVQEHLVTPLYRFLMPPAFPSLFIIGICKIICPFPHFHCQVQFALAVLEGSVALPSLAEMEEEAQGEMARKVERGVQLRHMLKMDKEQWGYAQTLAQTGRFAPLPPVTQSLYEEVWRQRQVHPQNYRQVNYRLVSDTQWEEQELHAGE; from the exons atgTCCATTTTTTGTCTGAAGATCAATGTTCACTTCACTCTGTGCCCAAGTAGACTGGTGGCTGCTGTACCGCTGAAGGATT GTCTGTCTGGCATGTCCTCGGACAGGACCGTGAGGATGCAGCAGCTGCGAGTTGCGGTGGTGGGCGCGGGAGCTGCAGGTCTGTGTGCCGCACGTCACATCTTGTCCCGCCCAGACACCTTCGCCCCACCCGTCGTCTACGAGCTCACGGAACACGTGGGCGGCACATGGTTCTACGAGGAACGCACCGGTAGCTATGACAACGGGCTGCCCATTCACAGCAGCATGTACAGAGACCTCCG GACCAACCTGCCCAAGGAGGTCATGATGTTCCCTGACTTCCCCTTTGACCCCCAGCTGCCCTCCTTCCTGCCACACCAGGAAGTGCAGAAGTATCTGGAGAGATACTGCCAGAGCCACTGCATCACACCACATATTAGG TTCAGCGCTGTGGTGGATGAGGTGAGCCCTGTGGTGACAGAGGGTAAAGGACCAATGACGACGTGGGAGGTGACCTCACGTGACAAGTCTGGATCACAGAACACTGAAACTTTTGATTCCGTGTTCATCTGCAGCGG GCACTACTCTGACCCCCACATCCCATCCATCCCTGGGCTAGAGCGATTTAAAG gCAAAGTGATCCACAGTCACTCATACCGCCACCCAGAGCCCTTCTCAGGTCAGTCAGTGGTAGTGCTGGGCGCTGGGGCCTCAGGACTTGACATCTCACTAGAACTGGGTCGATCCAACGCCCAGGTGACTCTGAGCCACGGTAAGCCCACCCTGCCCTTTCCTCTGCCCTATGGAGTCCACCAGGCCACCCCTGTGGAGGAGATCCAGGAGGATGGGTCTCTGCGGTTCCAGGATGGGTCCATTACTCAGGCCCAGGTCCTGCTGCTCTGCACGGGCTACAACTTCAGCTACCCTTTCCTGGAGCCAGCCCGATTGGGCCTGGAGGTTCAGGAGCACCTGGTAACTCCGCTCTACAGGTTCCTGATGCCCCCAGCATTCCCCTCACTCTTCATCATAGGCATCTGTAAAATAATCTGCCCCTTCCCCCACTTCCACTGCCAG gTCCAGTTTGCCCTGGCAGTGCTGGAGGGCTCCGTGGCCCTGCCATCGCTGGCTGAGATGGAAGAGGAGGCCCAGGGAGAGATGGCGAGGAAGGTGGAGAGGGGGGTGCAGCTCAGACATATGCTGAAGATGGACaaggaacagtggggttatgcCCAGACCTTAGCCCAGACTGGGAGGTTTGCCCCTCTACCCCCAGTCACACAGAGTCTGTATGAGGAGGTATGGAGGCAGAGACAGGTTCACCCACAGAACTACCGGCAGGTGAACTATCGACTCGTCAGTGACACACAGTGGGAGGAACAGGAACTGCATGCTggtgaatga
- the med31 gene encoding mediator of RNA polymerase II transcription subunit 31, translating into MAGVMESEEQARNRFQSELEFIQCLANPNYLNFLAQRGYLREKPFVNYLKYLLYWKEPEYAKFLKYPHCLHMLELLQYEHFRKELVNAQCAKFIDEQQLLHWQHYSRKRTRLQQALAEQQQQQQLPHGNATAK; encoded by the exons ATGGCAGGCGTCATGGAATCAG AGGAGCAGGCAAGGAACCGCTTCCAATCAGAGCTGGAGTTCATCCAATGCTTGGCCAATCCGAATTATCTGAACT TTCTGGCTCAGAGGGGTTACCTGCGAGAAAAACCCTTTGTGAACTACCTGAAGTACCTACTGTACTGGAAGGAGCCTGAATATGCCAAATTCCTGAA ATATCCCCATTGCCTGCACATGCTGGAGCTGCTCCAGTACGAGCACTTCAGGAAGGAGCTGGTGAATGCACAATGTGCCAAGTTCATCGATGAGCAGCAATTACTGCACTGGCAGCACTATTCCCGGAAACGCACCCGTCTGCAGCAGGCTCTGGCagagcaacaacagcagcaacagctgcCTCATGGCAATGCTACtgctaaatga